The Fulvivirga ligni genome window below encodes:
- the odhB gene encoding 2-oxoglutarate dehydrogenase complex dihydrolipoyllysine-residue succinyltransferase, protein MSLEIKIPEVGESITEVTIGSWLKSDGDYVEQDEIIAEIETDKATQEFPAEASGILRIKVEEGETVEVGAVIAEIDTDAKQGSSSAEESKTESAAPSSDSGSSEAKKTGEVKEMHVTELGESITEVTLASWLKEDGDFIEMDETIAEIESDKATFELPAEANGILRIEAQEGDTLEIGALICKIEVMEGGKPAASAPASSGAATEKAASSSDKDTYATGHASPAAAKILAEKGIDPKDVKGTGVDGRITKEDAEAAQKTAKKEAPKAEKASEAPSGPSYAGGISREDRKEKMSNLRKTIAKRLVSVKNETAMLTTFNEVDMKPIMDLRKKYKDQFKEKYGVGLGFMSFFTKACCQALQEWPAVNASIDGNEIIYHDYCDVSVAVSTPKGLVVPVIRNAESMNFQGIESEIIRLATRARDGKLSIDEMSGGTFTITNGGVFGSMMSTPIINAPQSAILGMHNIVERPVAINGQVEIRPMMYLALSYDHRIIDGRESVSFLVRVKQLLEDPARLMLGI, encoded by the coding sequence ATGAGTTTAGAGATAAAAATTCCTGAAGTAGGAGAATCTATAACTGAAGTTACTATTGGCTCTTGGCTAAAAAGTGACGGTGACTATGTGGAGCAAGACGAAATCATTGCGGAAATAGAAACTGATAAGGCTACCCAGGAATTTCCTGCAGAAGCTTCAGGTATATTACGAATAAAAGTAGAAGAAGGAGAAACCGTAGAAGTAGGCGCAGTTATCGCTGAAATTGATACTGATGCCAAACAAGGTTCATCTTCTGCCGAAGAAAGTAAAACGGAGAGTGCTGCACCATCAAGTGATTCAGGTTCTTCCGAAGCCAAGAAAACAGGTGAAGTGAAGGAAATGCACGTAACAGAATTAGGTGAATCTATCACTGAAGTAACGTTGGCATCTTGGTTAAAAGAAGATGGTGATTTTATAGAAATGGATGAAACTATCGCAGAGATAGAGTCTGACAAAGCTACTTTCGAACTTCCTGCTGAGGCAAACGGAATACTTAGAATAGAAGCACAAGAGGGTGATACTCTTGAAATTGGCGCGTTAATCTGTAAGATAGAGGTAATGGAAGGTGGTAAACCAGCTGCAAGTGCTCCAGCCTCAAGTGGTGCTGCCACTGAAAAGGCTGCTTCTTCAAGCGATAAAGATACTTACGCCACAGGTCATGCATCTCCAGCGGCAGCCAAAATTCTCGCTGAAAAAGGAATTGATCCTAAAGATGTGAAAGGTACTGGAGTTGACGGAAGAATCACTAAAGAGGATGCTGAAGCAGCACAAAAAACTGCTAAAAAGGAAGCTCCCAAAGCAGAAAAAGCAAGCGAGGCTCCAAGTGGACCATCTTATGCTGGCGGTATTTCAAGGGAAGACAGAAAAGAAAAAATGTCTAACCTTAGAAAAACCATCGCTAAGAGATTAGTTTCTGTGAAAAATGAGACGGCTATGCTTACTACCTTTAACGAGGTAGACATGAAGCCTATCATGGATCTTCGTAAGAAATATAAGGATCAGTTTAAAGAGAAGTATGGTGTAGGCTTAGGCTTTATGTCATTCTTCACAAAAGCTTGCTGCCAGGCCCTACAAGAATGGCCAGCGGTAAATGCTTCTATAGATGGTAATGAAATCATCTATCATGATTACTGTGATGTTTCTGTGGCTGTTTCCACCCCTAAAGGATTGGTGGTGCCGGTAATAAGAAACGCAGAGTCAATGAATTTCCAAGGCATTGAAAGCGAGATTATTAGACTAGCTACAAGAGCTCGTGATGGTAAACTTTCTATTGATGAGATGAGTGGCGGTACTTTCACCATCACTAACGGTGGTGTATTTGGCTCTATGATGTCTACTCCTATTATTAACGCTCCTCAGTCAGCGATTTTAGGAATGCATAATATAGTAGAAAGACCAGTAGCTATTAACGGACAGGTAGAAATTAGACCAATGATGTATTTAGCTCTGTCTTATGATCACCGAATCATTGACGGTAGAGAGTCTGTAAGCTTCCTTGTTCGCGTGAAGCAACTATTGGAAGACCCTGCAAGATTAATGCTTGGTATATAA